One segment of Hypanus sabinus isolate sHypSab1 chromosome X2 unlocalized genomic scaffold, sHypSab1.hap1 SUPER_X2_unloc_30, whole genome shotgun sequence DNA contains the following:
- the LOC132385869 gene encoding zinc finger protein 234-like, whose amino-acid sequence MSFTCADCGKGFTRSSCLLTHQRVHTGEKPFTCSDCGKGFTQSSQLRRHQSLHTGEKPFACSDCGKGFTWSSELKIHQRTHTGERPFTCSDCGKGFIRSSQLKVHQRTHTGERPFTCSVCGKGFTQSSVLKEHQRIHTAERPFTCSDCGKGFTHSSVLKVHQRIHTGERPFTCSDCGKKFTDSSRLQAHQRVHTGERPFTCSDCGKAFTRSSQVMVHQRIHTGERPFSCSECGKRFIHLSDLQVHQRVHTGERPFTCSDCGKAFTRSVELKTHQRIHTGERLFICSDCGKGFIRSYQLKVHQRVHTGERPFTCSDCGRGFIQSSRLMIHQRIHTGERPYACSDCGKRFSQSSDLQTHRRVHTGERPFSCSQCGKRFSQSSHLVMHYRVHTGETV is encoded by the coding sequence atgtCTTTCACCTGCgctgattgtgggaagggattcactcggtcatcctgcctactgacacaccagcgagttcacactggtgagaagccattcacctgctcagactgtgggaagggattcactcagtcatcgcaACTGCGGAGACACCAGtcacttcacactggggagaagccattcgcctgctcagactgtgggaagggattcacttggtcatctgaactgaagatacatcagcgaactcacactggagagaggccattcacctgttcagactgtgggaaagggtttattcggtcatctcaactgaaggtacatcagcgaactcacactggggagagaccgttcacctgctcagtctgtgggaaaggattcactcagtcttctgtactgaaggaacatcagcgaattcacaccgcagagaggccattcacctgctcagactgtgggaaaggattcactcattcatctgtactgaaggtgcatcagagaattcacactggggagaggccgttcacctgctcagactgtgggaagaaattcactGACTCATCCAGGCTacaggctcaccagcgagttcatactggagagaggccgttcacctgttcagactgtgggaaggcatttactcggtcatctcaaGTGATGGTACATCAGcggattcacactggggagaggccattttcctgctctgaatgtgggaagagatttattcatttatctgacctgcaggtgcaccagcgagtccacactggagagaggccgttcacctgctcagactgtgggaaggcatttactCGGTCAGTTGAACTGAAgacacatcagcgaattcacactggggagaggctgttcatctgctcagactgtgggaaagggtttattcggtcatatcaactgaaggtgcatcaacgagtccacactggggagagaccattcacctgctcagactgtggaagggGATTTATTCAGTCATCTCGACTGATGATACATCAGcgtattcacactggggagagaccgtacGCCTGTTCTGAttgtggaaagagattcagtcagtcatccgacttacagacacaccgacgagtccacactggagagaggccattctcctgctcccaatgtgggaagagattctctcagtcatcccaccttgtgatgcactaccgagttcacactggggaaactgTTTAA